In one Candidatus Hydrogenedentota bacterium genomic region, the following are encoded:
- a CDS encoding DUF2961 domain-containing protein: MRAALMFSMVLAMWHGAWAAGLGHPLDGLAELKAGSTERVSSCDANWVNGNGDARSIAPGGTLTIAELEGPGRITHIWNTIASGERGYSRLLVLRMYWDGEEQPSVECPIGDFFCMGHGVDAPVQSLPVCVTSEGRGRNCYWPMPFRKSAKITVTNEGRKRCDAFYYYVDWHKAPKIGKKEAYFHAMYRQEFPAVMGCNYLLAEMEGCGHYVGTVLNVRQLTTSWWGEGDDFFFIDGAKEPQLRGTGSEDYLCDGWGLRKMSNPYYGCPLMEGYEPYALTTAYRWHIPDPVIFKKSLRVEIEHKGVTFNADGSMRSGFEERPDDFSSVAFWYQTEPHKPFPEMPVGYARLYYDFSSEIEAEGLISNVIASMGPVQPQDGGYSGGRQLFWTPSEKGQTLAIPFDVQEAGMRSMLLTFTHSWDYGIFQIELDGKPIGHPLDLYSATVFVRDKIFGPIELAPGTHTLTLRNIGKNAESKGYFLGLDGILMGK; encoded by the coding sequence ATGCGGGCGGCGTTGATGTTTTCAATGGTTCTTGCGATGTGGCACGGCGCATGGGCGGCGGGATTGGGCCATCCGCTCGATGGCCTTGCGGAACTAAAAGCGGGCAGCACGGAACGCGTGTCGTCGTGCGATGCCAACTGGGTCAATGGCAACGGTGATGCGCGATCCATCGCGCCGGGTGGTACGCTGACGATCGCCGAACTCGAAGGGCCGGGTCGGATCACGCATATCTGGAACACGATAGCCAGCGGCGAGCGAGGCTATTCGCGGTTGCTGGTGCTACGGATGTATTGGGACGGCGAGGAGCAACCGTCGGTAGAGTGTCCCATTGGCGACTTTTTCTGCATGGGCCATGGGGTGGATGCGCCGGTCCAGTCGTTGCCGGTCTGCGTGACATCGGAAGGACGCGGTCGGAATTGTTACTGGCCCATGCCTTTCCGCAAATCGGCGAAGATCACCGTCACGAACGAGGGCCGCAAGCGTTGCGATGCGTTTTATTATTATGTGGATTGGCACAAGGCGCCGAAAATCGGCAAAAAGGAAGCCTATTTCCACGCGATGTACCGGCAGGAGTTCCCGGCGGTCATGGGCTGCAATTATCTGCTGGCCGAAATGGAAGGTTGCGGACATTATGTCGGCACCGTGCTCAACGTCCGGCAATTGACGACCAGCTGGTGGGGCGAAGGCGACGATTTCTTTTTTATTGACGGCGCGAAAGAACCGCAGTTGCGCGGCACGGGCAGCGAGGATTACCTGTGCGACGGCTGGGGATTGCGAAAGATGTCGAACCCCTATTACGGCTGCCCGCTGATGGAAGGCTACGAACCGTATGCCCTCACGACGGCGTATCGCTGGCATATTCCCGACCCTGTCATCTTCAAAAAATCGCTCCGCGTCGAGATTGAACACAAGGGTGTGACTTTCAATGCGGACGGCTCCATGAGGTCGGGATTTGAAGAACGGCCCGACGATTTTTCGTCCGTTGCGTTCTGGTATCAGACCGAACCGCATAAACCGTTTCCGGAAATGCCCGTGGGTTATGCGCGTCTGTACTATGATTTTTCGTCGGAGATTGAAGCGGAAGGGCTGATTTCCAATGTGATAGCCAGCATGGGGCCGGTGCAGCCACAGGATGGCGGTTACAGCGGCGGCAGGCAGCTTTTCTGGACTCCGTCCGAAAAAGGCCAGACGCTCGCCATACCGTTCGACGTGCAAGAGGCCGGCATGCGCAGTATGCTCTTGACCTTTACCCATTCGTGGGATTACGGCATTTTTCAAATTGAGTTGGACGGCAAACCGATCGGCCATCCATTGGATTTGTACAGTGCGACGGTCTTCGTGCGCGACAAGATTTTTGGTCCAATCGAACTTGCGCCGGGCACGCACACGCTGACTCTCCGCAACATCGGTAAAAATGCCGAATCCAAAGGATATTTCCTCGGGCTGGACGGCATCTTGATGGGCAAATAG
- a CDS encoding uroporphyrinogen decarboxylase family protein yields the protein MPKETMSPRERWLAVLNRQTPDRVPMDIWITPEAAERLQAHMGCDWDAVIERLHIDPPMGVGGRYIGPPPEEGKDIWGVEHAMVDYGTGAYQEAVTAPLARFKSVEEIEANYTWPNPDHWDYSHLPEQIRGNEHRIIRGGGSEPVYQYKFLRGDHQAFMDFLEHPDIAHYCIDRIFEIAYQDTLRIFETIPGQVSITYVAEDLGGQDGLMYAPETLREFVFPGMKRMMDLTRQNGSFVFTHSDGSFREVIPELIEMGMQVLNPVQWRCRGMEREGLKRDFGAQLVFHGGVDNQYTLPFGTVEEVRREVLDNYRILGAGGGYILAPCHNIQSVSPPENIVALYETGYEYGWQS from the coding sequence ATGCCGAAGGAAACGATGAGTCCGCGCGAACGCTGGCTGGCCGTGTTGAACCGTCAGACGCCGGACCGCGTGCCGATGGACATTTGGATTACGCCGGAGGCGGCGGAACGGTTGCAGGCGCACATGGGATGCGACTGGGATGCCGTCATTGAGCGCCTGCACATCGATCCGCCGATGGGCGTCGGCGGGCGTTACATCGGACCGCCGCCGGAAGAGGGCAAGGACATTTGGGGCGTCGAGCATGCGATGGTGGATTACGGCACGGGCGCGTACCAAGAAGCCGTGACGGCGCCGCTGGCGCGGTTCAAGTCGGTCGAGGAAATCGAGGCGAACTACACGTGGCCGAATCCGGATCACTGGGACTATTCCCATTTGCCGGAACAGATCCGCGGCAACGAACACCGGATCATCCGAGGCGGCGGATCGGAACCGGTTTACCAGTACAAGTTTCTGCGCGGCGACCATCAGGCTTTCATGGATTTTCTGGAGCATCCGGACATCGCGCACTATTGCATTGACAGAATTTTCGAGATTGCCTATCAGGACACGCTGCGGATTTTCGAGACGATTCCCGGACAGGTATCCATTACGTACGTCGCGGAGGATCTCGGCGGACAAGACGGCCTTATGTATGCGCCGGAGACGCTGCGCGAATTCGTGTTTCCCGGCATGAAACGCATGATGGATCTTACGCGGCAGAACGGATCGTTTGTGTTCACGCATTCGGACGGTTCGTTCCGCGAGGTCATCCCGGAATTGATTGAAATGGGCATGCAGGTTCTGAACCCGGTTCAATGGCGGTGCCGCGGCATGGAGCGCGAAGGTCTCAAACGGGATTTCGGCGCCCAACTCGTCTTTCACGGCGGCGTGGACAACCAATACACGCTGCCGTTTGGAACGGTCGAGGAGGTTAGGCGGGAAGTGCTCGACAACTACCGCATCCTCGGTGCGGGCGGAGGCTACATCCTCGCGCCGTGCCACAATATTCAATCCGTCTCGCCGCCGGAAAATATCGTCGCCCTATACGAAACCGGTTATGAATACGGCTGGCAATCATGA
- a CDS encoding peptidylprolyl isomerase: MKHKVVAIAVAVLILAGVAAWQLILPERLTASTLEKAAQVQKRLDQEMAGKAPAKAQPVETAQAQPTPAPKPADPAKPAEGAKAADPNVFKVKFECSNGNFVVEVHRDWAPLGAERFEQLVKEGFYNEARFFRVVPNFVVQFGLAADPQVSAKWRSQNLKDDPVKQSNTVGTITFATAGPNTRTTQLFINLVDNARLDGMGFAPFGKVIEGMDVVKAITSQYGEMPQQYAIETQGNAYLTAQFPNMDYIKKATIVP; encoded by the coding sequence ATGAAACACAAAGTCGTTGCGATAGCGGTGGCGGTTCTGATCCTGGCGGGCGTGGCCGCCTGGCAACTGATTCTGCCCGAGCGATTGACCGCGAGCACGCTGGAAAAGGCGGCACAGGTACAGAAACGCCTGGATCAGGAAATGGCCGGCAAGGCGCCCGCGAAGGCGCAGCCGGTGGAAACGGCCCAGGCCCAACCAACCCCAGCGCCCAAGCCGGCGGACCCCGCCAAACCGGCCGAAGGCGCGAAGGCGGCGGATCCGAATGTGTTCAAGGTAAAGTTCGAGTGTTCAAACGGCAATTTTGTGGTGGAGGTTCATCGGGACTGGGCGCCGCTGGGCGCGGAGCGGTTCGAACAACTGGTGAAGGAAGGGTTTTACAACGAGGCCCGTTTTTTCCGGGTGGTGCCGAATTTCGTGGTGCAGTTTGGTCTTGCGGCGGATCCGCAGGTCAGCGCGAAATGGCGTTCGCAAAATCTGAAGGACGATCCGGTCAAGCAGAGCAATACAGTGGGCACGATTACGTTCGCGACCGCCGGCCCCAATACGCGCACGACGCAGTTGTTCATCAATCTGGTTGACAACGCGCGCTTGGACGGCATGGGGTTCGCCCCCTTCGGGAAAGTCATCGAAGGCATGGACGTGGTCAAGGCGATTACGTCGCAATACGGCGAGATGCCGCAGCAGTACGCAATCGAAACGCAGGGCAACGCGTATCTGACGGCGCAGTTCCCGAACATGGATTATATCAAGAAGGCAACGATCGTTCCCTGA
- a CDS encoding Gfo/Idh/MocA family oxidoreductase produces the protein MATPVRWGILGTARIGRAVMRGIGMGVSSCVQAVASRNWTRASEWAKEHGIPRAFGSYDDLIRSREIDVLYNPLPNSMHAEWTLKSIEAGIPVLCEKPFAINAQQAREMAAAAKRKGVLLAEAFMYRFHPMYDEILARIAAGAIGELVSMRSCFTFRLSDRETNIRASASLAGGALMDVGCYCVNLARLVAGCEPVHAQAVSRRTSVDDTLMGQLVFPGGILAQFECSIENYARSHADIVGTEGMIHIPSPWFPGEDKACFFIRRGGHEEVVETPGANCYHLEVEDFVRSYKTHQPPRWTPEDAVANMAVIDALYRSAEEGKTVAV, from the coding sequence ATGGCGACTCCGGTGCGATGGGGCATCCTGGGCACGGCGCGAATCGGGCGGGCGGTGATGCGGGGCATCGGTATGGGCGTGTCGAGTTGTGTCCAGGCGGTGGCAAGCCGCAACTGGACGCGCGCTTCCGAATGGGCCAAGGAACACGGCATCCCGCGCGCGTTCGGTTCGTACGACGACTTGATCCGGTCGCGCGAGATTGACGTCCTTTACAATCCGCTGCCGAACAGCATGCATGCCGAGTGGACTCTCAAGTCGATTGAAGCGGGCATTCCGGTCCTGTGCGAGAAGCCGTTTGCGATCAATGCGCAACAGGCGCGGGAAATGGCGGCCGCCGCCAAGCGGAAAGGCGTGCTCTTGGCGGAGGCCTTCATGTACCGGTTTCATCCGATGTACGATGAAATTTTGGCGCGGATTGCCGCGGGCGCGATTGGCGAGTTGGTCTCCATGCGAAGTTGTTTTACCTTCCGGCTGAGCGACCGCGAGACGAATATCCGCGCGTCGGCATCGTTGGCCGGCGGCGCCCTGATGGACGTCGGCTGCTACTGCGTGAACCTCGCGCGGCTTGTCGCGGGTTGCGAACCCGTCCATGCGCAGGCGGTAAGCCGCCGCACCAGTGTGGACGACACGCTCATGGGCCAGCTTGTGTTTCCCGGGGGCATTTTGGCCCAATTCGAGTGCAGCATCGAAAACTATGCCCGGAGCCATGCCGATATTGTCGGGACGGAAGGCATGATCCATATACCCTCGCCATGGTTTCCGGGCGAGGACAAGGCCTGTTTTTTCATTCGGCGCGGCGGACACGAGGAAGTCGTGGAAACGCCCGGCGCCAACTGTTACCACCTCGAAGTCGAAGACTTCGTTCGCAGTTACAAGACGCATCAGCCGCCGCGCTGGACTCCGGAGGATGCCGTGGCCAACATGGCGGTGATCGACGCGCTCTACCGATCGGCCGAGGAAGGAAAGACCGTGGCCGTTTGA
- a CDS encoding LL-diaminopimelate aminotransferase translates to MHTAKRLEKVPPYLFMTLRNKINAARAQGIDVVSLAIGDPVDPTPDRVVEALARAARDPENHRYPTDEEWGMLAFREAVARWYGRRYGVTLDPGKEIVALIGSKEGCHHFALGVVNEGDTVLVTDPGYPGYKPSIWFVGAEPYPVAMRTENGFLPKLDDIPSEVAKKASAFYLNYPNNPTGAVATRAFLDELVAFAKSYDIAICYDNPYSEVVFGVERLSFLSVDGAKDVGVELNSLSKPFNMTGWRIGMASGNPDLVGAIAKVKSNTDSGIFNAIQYAGIEALDHCDAFTEQMVGIYQARRARMLAVLRALGWRYEPPKGTFYLWVPVPKGHTSASFCEFLLERCAVVSAPGAAYGANGEGYVRFSLTVREDRLDEALRRMSERLPKLEFD, encoded by the coding sequence ATGCACACGGCAAAGCGTTTGGAGAAGGTTCCGCCCTATCTGTTCATGACGTTGCGCAACAAGATCAACGCGGCTCGGGCGCAGGGTATAGATGTCGTCAGCCTGGCCATCGGCGATCCGGTGGATCCGACGCCGGATCGCGTCGTCGAAGCGCTTGCACGGGCCGCGCGCGATCCGGAAAACCACCGGTATCCCACGGACGAGGAATGGGGGATGCTGGCGTTTCGCGAGGCGGTGGCGCGGTGGTACGGGCGGCGCTACGGCGTGACGCTGGATCCCGGAAAAGAGATCGTGGCCCTGATCGGGTCGAAGGAAGGCTGCCATCATTTCGCGTTGGGCGTGGTCAACGAGGGCGACACGGTGCTGGTGACGGATCCGGGGTATCCGGGCTACAAGCCGAGCATCTGGTTCGTCGGCGCGGAACCCTATCCCGTCGCAATGCGCACGGAAAACGGGTTTCTGCCGAAACTCGATGACATCCCGTCCGAGGTGGCGAAAAAGGCGTCGGCGTTCTACCTGAATTATCCGAACAATCCGACGGGGGCGGTGGCGACGCGCGCGTTTCTTGACGAATTGGTCGCCTTTGCCAAGAGTTACGATATCGCCATCTGTTACGACAATCCGTACAGCGAGGTGGTATTCGGCGTGGAGCGGCTGAGTTTTCTCAGTGTGGACGGCGCGAAAGACGTGGGGGTCGAACTGAATTCGCTGTCGAAACCGTTCAACATGACGGGATGGCGCATCGGGATGGCCAGCGGCAACCCCGATCTTGTGGGCGCGATTGCCAAGGTGAAATCGAACACGGATTCCGGTATTTTCAACGCGATCCAATATGCGGGCATCGAGGCTTTGGACCATTGCGACGCATTCACCGAACAGATGGTCGGCATTTATCAGGCGCGCCGCGCACGGATGCTGGCCGTGCTGCGCGCGCTGGGCTGGCGCTATGAGCCTCCGAAGGGCACGTTTTACCTGTGGGTACCCGTGCCGAAGGGCCATACATCCGCATCGTTTTGCGAGTTCCTGCTGGAACGCTGCGCGGTGGTTTCCGCGCCCGGCGCGGCCTACGGCGCGAACGGCGAGGGGTACGTGCGTTTTTCGTTGACGGTCCGTGAGGATCGTCTCGACGAGGCCCTGCGGCGCATGTCGGAGCGATTGCCGAAACTGGAATTCGATTAG
- a CDS encoding sugar phosphate isomerase/epimerase, whose translation MGNLHYALQLYTVRDYLEKDVAAALQKVRESGYTHVEVAGTHGLTAAEFKKWLDAAHLKPMSVHTGYEDVVNNTPAVVELANTLGVKYVAIGGIDRALTPDKEGWQACGRALDAGGARLREAGIILNYHNHAHEFDRIGGEYPFDILMGSASPENLAAQIDTFWVRYAGLNPAGLIARYAGRCPLLHVKDMLDIKSRAFTEMGNGILDWREIFAAAATAGTKWYIVEQDVCPRDSMASAAISAQFMARF comes from the coding sequence ATGGGCAATCTACATTATGCGTTGCAGTTGTATACCGTTCGCGATTATCTGGAAAAGGACGTGGCCGCCGCGCTCCAGAAAGTCCGCGAGTCCGGTTATACGCATGTCGAGGTGGCCGGCACCCATGGGCTGACGGCGGCCGAATTCAAAAAATGGCTCGATGCCGCGCACTTGAAACCGATGAGCGTTCACACCGGCTACGAGGACGTCGTCAACAACACGCCCGCCGTGGTCGAACTCGCCAATACGCTGGGCGTCAAGTATGTAGCCATCGGCGGCATCGATCGGGCGTTGACGCCCGACAAGGAGGGCTGGCAGGCCTGCGGCCGGGCGCTTGACGCCGGCGGCGCGCGGCTGCGCGAAGCGGGAATTATCCTCAACTACCACAACCATGCCCATGAATTCGACCGGATCGGCGGCGAGTATCCCTTCGACATTCTCATGGGATCGGCCAGCCCGGAAAATCTTGCGGCGCAGATAGACACCTTCTGGGTCCGCTACGCGGGACTGAATCCGGCGGGCCTTATTGCGCGGTATGCCGGACGCTGCCCGTTGCTGCACGTGAAAGACATGCTCGATATCAAATCGCGGGCGTTTACGGAAATGGGCAACGGGATTCTCGATTGGCGTGAAATATTCGCGGCAGCAGCCACCGCCGGCACGAAGTGGTATATCGTCGAACAGGACGTGTGCCCGCGGGATTCGATGGCCAGCGCCGCGATCAGCGCCCAGTTCATGGCAAGGTTCTAA
- a CDS encoding nucleotidyltransferase domain-containing protein — MLADAQIEAIASCAREFGAKTVWLFGSALGDAQDARDIDLAVEGVAPERFFPFYFRLILALQKPVDLSNLSPDPPLSPIIREKGVRIYQR; from the coding sequence ATGCTTGCCGACGCACAGATAGAAGCCATTGCCTCATGCGCACGAGAGTTTGGGGCCAAGACCGTTTGGTTGTTTGGTTCCGCCTTGGGCGACGCGCAAGACGCGAGAGATATTGACTTGGCTGTCGAAGGCGTTGCGCCCGAAAGGTTCTTCCCCTTTTACTTCCGTCTTATTTTGGCCTTGCAGAAACCGGTGGATCTCAGCAATCTTTCGCCAGATCCGCCTTTATCGCCGATTATCCGTGAAAAAGGCGTGCGCATTTATCAACGCTGA
- the glmS gene encoding glutamine--fructose-6-phosphate transaminase (isomerizing): MCGIVGYIGNKNAVEIIMSGLHRLEYRGYDSAGVVVVKDGKLDCVKSVGKLVAMDKKLEQVGLSGVLGIGHTRWATHGVPSEVNSHPHFDMQQEIAVVHNGIIENYQELRAQLTSEGVTFRSQTDTETIAHLVRKYYKGNLFEAVKRALHDVEGAYAIGVVCKDNPDVLVAARHGSPLIVGLGDNEAYIASDVPAIMKYTRKVLYIDNGQVCEIRRDGYKIEDIHGAPVNLEVKTVDWDDAAAEKEGYPHFMLKEIFQQPDVIRNTLRGRVHEGSDEVQLADMKLDLQELKDCKKIVIVSCGTAWHAGLVGKYLIEKFAQVPVEVDIASEYRYRDPIVYPNTIVIPVTQSGETADTLEAIRIAKRKGAKVVSIVNVVGSSIARESHGVIYTQAGPEIGVASTKAYTSQITAFSLFTIYLAEIRGTLSKAEAREMIAHLRAIPDKIQWVLDNHETVKKCSQDPKYRDAQSALFLGRNYNFPSALEGALKLKEISYIHAEGYGAGEMKHGPIALVTDQLPVVCIAPQSATYDKMVSNIQEIRARSGIVLSVATVGDEGIKKHSADVIYVPDCYEPFSPIVVAVPLQLLAYYIATNRGCDVDQPRNLAKSVTVE, encoded by the coding sequence ATGTGTGGAATAGTCGGCTATATCGGAAACAAGAACGCGGTTGAAATCATCATGAGCGGGCTGCACCGCCTTGAATACCGGGGGTACGACTCCGCGGGCGTCGTGGTGGTCAAGGACGGCAAACTCGATTGCGTCAAGAGCGTCGGCAAACTCGTGGCCATGGACAAAAAACTCGAACAAGTGGGCCTTTCGGGCGTGCTGGGCATCGGCCACACGCGCTGGGCGACGCACGGCGTGCCGAGCGAGGTCAATTCCCACCCGCACTTCGACATGCAGCAGGAAATCGCCGTCGTCCACAACGGCATCATCGAAAACTACCAGGAACTCCGCGCACAATTGACCTCCGAGGGCGTCACGTTCCGCAGCCAGACCGACACCGAGACGATCGCGCATCTCGTCCGGAAATATTACAAGGGCAACCTGTTTGAGGCGGTCAAGCGCGCGCTGCACGACGTCGAGGGCGCGTATGCCATCGGCGTGGTTTGCAAAGACAACCCGGACGTGCTGGTCGCCGCGCGGCACGGAAGCCCCCTGATCGTCGGCCTTGGCGACAACGAGGCGTACATCGCATCCGACGTGCCCGCCATCATGAAGTACACGCGCAAGGTCCTCTACATTGACAACGGGCAGGTCTGCGAAATCCGCCGCGACGGATACAAAATCGAGGATATCCACGGCGCGCCCGTCAATCTCGAAGTCAAGACCGTTGATTGGGACGACGCGGCGGCGGAGAAGGAAGGCTATCCGCACTTCATGCTCAAGGAAATCTTTCAGCAACCGGATGTCATCCGCAACACCCTGCGCGGACGCGTCCACGAAGGTTCGGACGAGGTCCAACTGGCCGATATGAAACTCGACTTGCAGGAACTCAAGGACTGCAAGAAGATCGTCATCGTGTCGTGCGGAACGGCATGGCACGCGGGCCTTGTCGGCAAGTATCTCATCGAAAAGTTCGCGCAGGTGCCGGTCGAAGTGGATATCGCCTCCGAGTACCGCTACCGCGATCCCATCGTCTACCCGAACACCATCGTGATCCCCGTGACACAGTCCGGCGAAACCGCCGACACGCTCGAAGCCATTCGCATCGCGAAACGCAAGGGCGCGAAGGTCGTGTCGATCGTCAACGTCGTCGGTTCGAGCATCGCGCGCGAATCGCACGGCGTCATCTACACCCAAGCCGGACCCGAAATCGGCGTCGCCTCGACCAAGGCGTACACGTCGCAGATCACCGCGTTTTCGCTGTTCACCATCTACCTCGCCGAAATCCGCGGAACGCTGAGCAAGGCCGAAGCCCGCGAGATGATCGCGCATCTCCGCGCGATTCCCGACAAAATCCAGTGGGTGCTCGACAACCATGAGACCGTCAAAAAGTGCTCGCAGGATCCAAAATACCGCGACGCGCAGAGCGCGCTGTTCCTCGGACGCAACTACAATTTCCCGAGCGCGCTCGAGGGCGCTTTGAAACTGAAGGAAATCAGCTACATCCACGCCGAAGGCTACGGCGCCGGCGAAATGAAGCACGGCCCCATTGCGCTCGTTACGGATCAACTCCCGGTTGTCTGCATCGCCCCGCAAAGCGCAACCTACGACAAGATGGTCTCGAACATCCAGGAAATCCGCGCCCGCAGCGGCATCGTGCTGTCCGTGGCGACCGTCGGCGACGAAGGCATCAAGAAACACAGCGCCGACGTCATCTACGTTCCCGACTGCTACGAGCCATTCAGCCCGATCGTCGTCGCCGTCCCGCTGCAACTGCTGGCCTACTACATCGCCACCAACCGCGGCTGCGACGTGGATCAGCCCCGCAACCTCGCCAAGAGCGTGACCGTCGAATAA
- the surE gene encoding 5'/3'-nucleotidase SurE encodes MTRLALRTCPFPRTKKMAKPLILVTNDDGIRAPSLEALAYALEAVGEVHVYAPDRQQSAVGHGVSLHRPLRVSPLEGRDRWFMVDGTPTDCVMLAVRDLLGRRPDLVVSGINPGANLGDDVTYSGTVAGAYEGMLLGVPSFAISNVSYRPKCFEPAGRFAAKLARHVLEHGLPPDTMLNVNVPDVNYEEFAGVSFTRMGRRHYNDEIVRRTDPRGGKYYWIGGAEPSHVAEPGTDFEAIENRRISVTPLHRDLTNHAALSRLAEQTIAL; translated from the coding sequence ATGACGCGGTTGGCGCTTCGGACATGTCCTTTCCCGCGCACAAAAAAGATGGCCAAACCCCTGATACTTGTCACCAACGACGATGGCATTCGAGCACCTTCGCTCGAAGCGCTTGCGTACGCCTTGGAAGCGGTGGGGGAAGTTCATGTGTATGCGCCGGACCGCCAGCAGAGCGCGGTGGGACATGGCGTGTCGCTTCATCGGCCGTTGCGGGTGTCGCCCTTGGAAGGCCGCGATCGGTGGTTCATGGTGGATGGCACGCCGACGGATTGCGTCATGCTGGCCGTGCGGGATTTGTTGGGACGGCGCCCGGACTTGGTCGTTTCGGGCATCAATCCCGGCGCAAACCTCGGCGACGACGTGACCTATTCGGGCACGGTGGCCGGCGCGTACGAGGGCATGTTGCTCGGCGTGCCGTCGTTCGCGATATCAAACGTGAGTTACAGGCCGAAATGTTTCGAGCCGGCGGGACGTTTCGCGGCGAAATTGGCGCGGCACGTGCTTGAACACGGCTTGCCGCCGGACACGATGTTGAATGTGAACGTGCCGGACGTGAACTACGAAGAATTTGCGGGCGTCTCCTTCACACGGATGGGCCGCCGGCACTACAACGACGAAATCGTGCGGCGAACGGATCCCCGCGGCGGCAAATATTACTGGATTGGCGGCGCGGAACCAAGCCATGTCGCGGAACCGGGCACGGATTTCGAGGCCATTGAGAACCGGCGAATCAGCGTGACCCCGCTGCACCGGGATTTGACGAATCACGCGGCGTTGTCGCGTTTGGCGGAACAAACAATCGCCCTGTAG